A window of Planctomycetota bacterium genomic DNA:
CATCCGCACCAGCTCCTCGGCGAGATAGGAGACGATCCGTTCCGTCCCCCCATAGAGCCGCGGCGGAACGCTCTCGTAGAGCGGGGCGATCTGGGCGATCTTCACGCAGAACTCCGCGCGGGCGCCTCCACCCCCGGGGACGCGCCTTCGACGCTCCGAGCGTTTGATCCGCCGCGGCGCGGAAGGTTACGGGCGGCGTTCGGGACAGGACGGCGACGGCCGCGAGGTCCGGTCGCCTGAAGGATTCTCCCGCTTGCCGGGCGGGCTGGCGGGACCCGGTGGCGCGTCCGCCGGAGAGGATGCGGGGGACGGGCCCGCGGGGGCATCGAGGGGAACCGCGGACGAGAGCAGGCGCCAGTGGCGGATGAGGTACCGGACTTCCGTCACGCCCATAAACTCCCTCCTTCCTCAGGCCGGCACGGGGTTCACCACCTCTCTCCTTTCGCGATTGTGTCGGAACGCCCCTCCGATCCCGTCCCCCGGGCGCGCCTCCCGGGGAGGCGGTCTTTCTATAGATCCTGAAACCCGCTCCCCGTTATGCGGTTCCGGAGGTCCCCGCCCGGTTCCGCCCTTCCCCTCACCGCACCTCCCTCCAGTATTCCTCCGGCATGTCGGTCGCGAGCTTGAGGGCGCCGTTGGCCCCCGCGAAGACCGGCTCCTGGACCCGGGTCACCCGCCCGCCGCCGTACTGCTTGAGATCCTCCTCGATCAGCCGGTCCAGGCCCCGCAGCTGGCTGCCGCCGCCGGCCAGGATCACGTTCTGGAGCATCCGCCTCTGAAATTCGGCGTCGAACGTGGAGACGAGCTGCCGCAAGCCCTGCACGATCGGCGGCACGATGGAACGGCACGCCTCCTTGAGCTCTTGGGTGACGTCGTAGGCCGTCGGCTTGCCGTGCTTGTCCGGCCAGATCACGATCGCCTTGTCGTTGATGTCGTGCACGAAACTGTAGCGCTCCTTGGCCTCGCGCACCATGTTGATCGTGAATTGCGCCTCGGGGTGCGCCTTCCGGATCAGGGTGTACGCCACCTCGTCGATCGAATCCCCGGCGACCGAAAGAGTAATCTGGTCTTCCTCCGAGGGAATGGCGCCGTGCATCCGGCAGAGGTCCGTCGTCCCCGCCCCGATGTCCACCACGAGCGCGTCCTCCAGCATGTTCATCCCGTACGCCACGGCGAAAGGCTCCGACACGATCATCACCGCCTCGAAGACCTCCTTGCAGGCATCTAGAAGGGCCTGCTGGTTGAGGATGGAAGCGCGGGCGGGCGCGCCGATGACGCCGTAGACGAGCGTCCCCTTGGGCGGCCGCGTCAGGGACACCACGTGCTTGACGAGCTCGCGGGCGGCCTGCTTGTATTTCTCGAGCTTCTCCTTGGGAATGCCCGCCGCGTCGCTCTCCACGTACTTGAGCGCCCCCTTCTCGAAGGGACGCACCGTGTCCAGGGCCAGCCGGTGCTGGAACGCCTCGTTGCCGAAGACGACGTCCTTCCCGAGCATCTTGCGGCTGACGGGGTCCTTGGGCCAGCCCACGATCGAATAGACGACCTCGCGCGTCCCGTTGGTCGCCGCGATCGATGTCTTGTAGCAGCCCAGGTCCATGCCCACGTACAGGATTCCGGACCGCACCGTGGGATCCGCGAACGCCTTGGCCAGGCCCTTGTCCGCCACCTTCAAATGATCGAGTTCCA
This region includes:
- the mamK gene encoding MamK family actin-like protein; this encodes MELDHLKVADKGLAKAFADPTVRSGILYVGMDLGCYKTSIAATNGTREVVYSIVGWPKDPVSRKMLGKDVVFGNEAFQHRLALDTVRPFEKGALKYVESDAAGIPKEKLEKYKQAARELVKHVVSLTRPPKGTLVYGVIGAPARASILNQQALLDACKEVFEAVMIVSEPFAVAYGMNMLEDALVVDIGAGTTDLCRMHGAIPSEEDQITLSVAGDSIDEVAYTLIRKAHPEAQFTINMVREAKERYSFVHDINDKAIVIWPDKHGKPTAYDVTQELKEACRSIVPPIVQGLRQLVSTFDAEFQRRMLQNVILAGGGSQLRGLDRLIEEDLKQYGGGRVTRVQEPVFAGANGALKLATDMPEEYWREVR